The following coding sequences are from one Bradyrhizobium sp. 200 window:
- a CDS encoding heme biosynthesis HemY N-terminal domain-containing protein: MIRIILFLLLIALGAAGAAWIAEQTGDVVLSWGGYRAQTTLPVFMLVLGIVIVAAMMAWAILRGLWRTPERMRRSRRERRQARGRHAITQGLLAIGHGDSSAARIHAEAARKHAAHDPLALLLHAQSAQLDGDREGAQRAFRAMAEREDTRLLGLRGLFIEAQRADDPVAAVMVAEEALKLSPSSSWASHAVLGFCCAKGDWAGALKILDNNQSAGLIDKATYRRQRGVLLTARALELEKVDRDLARESVMEAVKLAPTLVPAAVLASKFESEAHQVRRSMRLVETAWLAQPHPDLADAYAHVKLGDSARQRLVRVETLAAKAPGHIEGALAIARAAIDASEFTKAREALAPFFAAPTQRVALLMAEIERTEHGDSGRARAWTLRAVRALHDPAWTADGYVSDRWRPVSPVTGRLDAFQWQTPVAALPSDKGAAIEASAFEEAMLATPRRAVVLEPPAPVANEPAPTPEPANPAPSAAPAASVAPAPAAEQDNAPPPAAAAEATPTEAVSEAATLPAPAPAPAEPAPVRPAPLFRSRQDIPKTVPAPIPAVIPLVRAPDDPGVDEDGAPDEFAEQIGPPKAQAGGWRGFLSRWGGN, from the coding sequence ATGATCCGGATCATTCTGTTTCTGTTGTTGATCGCGCTGGGAGCGGCCGGCGCGGCCTGGATTGCCGAACAGACCGGCGATGTCGTGCTGTCATGGGGCGGCTATCGCGCCCAGACCACACTGCCGGTCTTCATGCTGGTGCTGGGTATCGTCATCGTTGCGGCGATGATGGCGTGGGCGATCCTGCGTGGCCTGTGGCGCACGCCGGAACGTATGCGGCGCAGCCGGCGCGAACGGCGTCAGGCCCGCGGCCGGCACGCGATCACGCAAGGACTGCTCGCGATCGGTCATGGCGATTCTTCCGCGGCCCGCATCCACGCCGAAGCCGCCCGCAAACATGCGGCGCACGATCCGCTGGCGCTGCTGCTGCATGCGCAGTCAGCGCAGCTCGACGGTGACCGCGAAGGTGCGCAGCGCGCCTTCCGCGCCATGGCCGAGCGCGAGGACACGCGGCTGCTGGGCCTGCGCGGCCTGTTCATCGAGGCGCAGCGCGCCGACGATCCGGTCGCGGCCGTGATGGTCGCCGAGGAGGCGCTGAAATTGTCGCCGTCCTCGTCATGGGCGTCGCATGCGGTGCTCGGCTTCTGCTGCGCCAAGGGCGACTGGGCCGGCGCGCTGAAAATCCTCGACAACAATCAATCGGCCGGGCTGATCGACAAGGCGACCTATCGCCGGCAGCGCGGCGTGCTGCTGACGGCGCGGGCGCTCGAACTCGAAAAGGTCGATCGCGATCTGGCGCGCGAGAGCGTGATGGAGGCGGTCAAGCTGGCGCCGACGCTGGTGCCGGCCGCGGTGCTGGCGAGCAAGTTCGAAAGCGAAGCGCATCAGGTGCGGCGTTCGATGCGGCTCGTCGAGACGGCGTGGCTGGCGCAGCCGCATCCCGATCTTGCCGACGCGTATGCCCATGTGAAGCTAGGGGATTCCGCGCGGCAGCGGCTGGTGCGGGTCGAGACGCTCGCCGCCAAGGCGCCCGGTCACATCGAGGGCGCGCTGGCGATTGCGCGCGCCGCGATCGACGCGTCCGAATTTACCAAAGCCCGCGAGGCGCTGGCGCCGTTCTTCGCCGCGCCGACGCAACGCGTCGCGCTGCTGATGGCGGAGATCGAGCGCACCGAGCATGGCGATAGCGGCCGGGCGCGGGCCTGGACCTTGCGCGCCGTGCGCGCGCTGCACGATCCGGCCTGGACTGCGGACGGCTATGTCTCAGATCGCTGGCGGCCGGTCTCCCCGGTCACGGGGCGGCTGGATGCCTTCCAGTGGCAGACGCCGGTCGCGGCGCTGCCGTCCGACAAGGGTGCTGCGATTGAAGCATCAGCCTTCGAGGAAGCCATGCTGGCGACCCCGCGCCGGGCCGTCGTGCTCGAGCCGCCGGCACCGGTCGCGAATGAGCCGGCCCCGACCCCGGAACCCGCCAACCCGGCGCCTTCCGCCGCGCCCGCGGCGTCAGTTGCGCCGGCGCCAGCCGCCGAGCAGGACAATGCTCCTCCGCCGGCTGCCGCCGCCGAGGCGACCCCCACCGAAGCGGTCTCTGAAGCCGCCACCTTGCCCGCTCCAGCACCCGCGCCGGCCGAACCGGCTCCGGTCCGGCCGGCCCCCTTGTTTCGTTCGCGGCAGGATATTCCGAAAACGGTTCCGGCCCCTATTCCAGCCGTGATTCCCCTTGTCCGGGCCCCTGACGACCCCGGGGTCGACGAGGATGGCGCGCCCGATGAGTTCGCGGAACAAATCGGTCCGCCCAAGGCTCAGGCTGGCGGCTGGCGCGGATTTTTGTCACGCTGGGGCGGCAACTAG
- a CDS encoding thermonuclease family protein: MIIGYKKKPASSLYFSGLIAVCAFIGFAAAQVSSKLSGEPRAIIPAKSVVHAPTSISVHVVAGDTISLNDGRANVRLVGFNAPETGHRARCEAERRKGESAKRRLSELVSSGRSDFQQIACSCAPGTEGTDACNFGRRCGTLRVNGVDVGATLIGEGLAARFVCGATSCPTLPRPWC; this comes from the coding sequence ATGATCATTGGCTACAAAAAGAAGCCGGCTAGCTCCCTCTATTTTTCGGGCCTCATCGCCGTTTGCGCTTTTATCGGCTTCGCGGCCGCTCAAGTTTCATCGAAGCTTTCCGGTGAACCAAGGGCGATCATCCCGGCTAAATCGGTGGTCCATGCTCCTACTTCAATTTCGGTGCACGTCGTCGCCGGCGATACCATCAGCTTGAATGACGGGCGGGCGAACGTTCGTCTGGTGGGCTTCAACGCGCCCGAGACGGGACACCGGGCGCGATGCGAAGCAGAGCGCCGAAAGGGCGAGTCTGCCAAGCGGCGGCTTAGTGAACTCGTCAGCAGCGGCCGTTCGGATTTCCAACAGATTGCATGCTCTTGTGCGCCCGGCACGGAAGGCACGGACGCGTGCAACTTCGGCCGCCGTTGCGGCACGCTACGCGTAAACGGCGTTGACGTGGGAGCAACGTTAATCGGCGAGGGATTGGCGGCTCGCTTCGTATGCGGCGCTACAAGCTGTCCAACACTGCCCCGCCCTTGGTGCTGA
- a CDS encoding polysaccharide deacetylase family protein: MRNALGLMLASLVAAVVITGVWFWTSAPRADAAAPQTVAARKAEPLPAPAAARLALKDDVEITASLTKPAPAPVPAALPARSTCANPDALGVSRTVVIDATGGPGFGFLQYKQFDFLTEKEVVLTFDDGPWPTTPAVLKALADECTKALFFPVGKHTTYHPEILKQVAAAGHTIGSHTWSHAHLDSKKLTEAQVREEIEKGFSAVKMALGTAPAPFFRFPGLAHTQAALGYLASRNISMFSVDVDSNDFKSSGPDQVIQNVMTKLDKQGKGVILMHDLQKSTAQALPTLLRRLKASGYKVVQMKAKEQLETLPEYDAMLVKDQKVPAVASRPISSVVQTVSQ, from the coding sequence ATGCGTAATGCGTTGGGCCTGATGCTGGCCAGTTTAGTGGCGGCGGTTGTAATCACCGGCGTTTGGTTCTGGACCTCCGCACCGCGCGCCGACGCGGCCGCACCTCAAACCGTCGCTGCCCGCAAGGCCGAACCGTTGCCGGCGCCCGCCGCAGCCAGGCTCGCGCTGAAGGACGACGTCGAGATCACGGCTTCTCTCACGAAGCCTGCCCCCGCGCCCGTTCCCGCAGCCTTGCCGGCGCGCTCGACCTGCGCCAATCCCGACGCGCTCGGCGTCAGCCGCACCGTCGTGATCGACGCCACGGGCGGCCCGGGCTTCGGCTTCCTGCAATACAAGCAGTTCGACTTCCTGACCGAGAAAGAGGTCGTGCTGACATTCGACGACGGTCCGTGGCCGACCACGCCGGCGGTGCTGAAAGCGCTGGCGGATGAATGCACGAAAGCTCTGTTCTTCCCGGTCGGCAAGCACACCACGTATCATCCGGAGATTCTCAAGCAGGTCGCGGCCGCCGGCCACACGATCGGCTCGCACACCTGGTCGCACGCCCATCTCGACAGCAAGAAGCTGACCGAAGCGCAGGTCAGGGAAGAAATCGAGAAGGGCTTTAGCGCCGTGAAAATGGCGCTGGGAACTGCGCCCGCGCCGTTCTTCCGCTTCCCGGGCCTCGCGCACACGCAGGCCGCGCTCGGCTATCTCGCCTCGCGCAACATCTCGATGTTTTCAGTTGATGTCGATTCCAACGACTTCAAATCGTCGGGTCCCGACCAGGTCATCCAGAACGTCATGACCAAGCTCGACAAGCAGGGCAAAGGCGTAATTCTGATGCACGATCTGCAGAAGAGCACGGCGCAGGCCTTGCCGACGCTGCTGCGCCGCCTCAAGGCCAGCGGCTACAAGGTCGTGCAGATGAAGGCCAAGGAGCAGCTCGAAACCCTGCCCGAATATGATGCGATGCTGGTGAAGGACCAGAAGGTGCCGGCGGTTGCCAGCCGCCCGATCAGCAGCGTGGTGCAGACGGTTTCGCAATAA
- a CDS encoding amidase, with translation MSLNALSLKEAAAGIRDGRLSSVELVGDCLKRIDEVDRDIDAWAFLDRDHAMLQAEVADDRRKQGKAIGPLHGVPVGIKDIFDTGDMPTEFGSKLWAGRTPRRDAAAVARLRAAGAVILGKTVTTEYAYFNPGKTRNPHNPDHTPGGSSSGSAAAVAALMVPGAIGSQTNGSVIRPAAFCGVVGFKPTHGLIPRTGALLLSRALDHVGVFARSVDDAALLAQTLAGFDEDDPDTRPLATPPFVDVAASDPPLPPRFAFVRSPAWKHAEEVTTGAFAELVEALGEHVSEVDIGPSFERAIDMHRTVMEVEMAHNLHRDFEQGGESLSMTLRALIERGRKVMAVDYARALAGNAPLNAALDGVFDEYDAILTPAAPGPAPRGLDSTGNPAFCSMWTYLGTPAVTLPLLHSESGLPIGVQLVGRRSNDARLLRTANWLVRKLGKGGRGRTTPAKAGARRAKTGSG, from the coding sequence ATGAGCCTCAATGCGCTCAGCCTCAAGGAAGCTGCGGCCGGCATCCGCGACGGCCGGCTCAGTTCGGTGGAGCTCGTCGGCGACTGCCTCAAGCGCATCGATGAGGTCGATCGCGATATCGATGCGTGGGCGTTCCTCGACCGTGACCACGCGATGCTACAGGCCGAGGTTGCCGACGATCGTCGCAAGCAGGGCAAGGCGATCGGTCCGCTGCATGGCGTGCCCGTCGGCATCAAGGACATCTTCGACACCGGCGACATGCCGACGGAATTCGGATCGAAACTGTGGGCCGGACGCACGCCGCGCCGCGATGCGGCGGCTGTGGCGCGGCTGCGGGCGGCAGGCGCCGTGATCCTCGGCAAGACGGTGACGACGGAGTACGCCTACTTCAATCCGGGCAAGACCCGAAATCCGCACAACCCGGATCACACGCCGGGGGGATCGTCCTCGGGCTCCGCCGCGGCCGTTGCGGCGCTGATGGTGCCGGGCGCGATCGGCTCGCAGACCAACGGCTCGGTGATCCGCCCCGCCGCCTTCTGCGGCGTGGTTGGCTTCAAGCCAACACACGGCCTGATTCCGCGAACTGGCGCGCTGCTGCTGTCGCGGGCGCTCGACCATGTCGGCGTCTTTGCGCGCTCGGTCGACGATGCGGCGCTACTCGCACAGACGCTCGCGGGCTTCGACGAAGACGATCCGGATACGCGCCCGCTTGCCACGCCTCCATTCGTCGATGTGGCGGCAAGCGACCCGCCATTGCCGCCGCGCTTCGCCTTCGTCCGTTCGCCCGCCTGGAAGCATGCCGAGGAGGTAACCACCGGAGCGTTTGCCGAACTGGTGGAGGCGCTGGGAGAACACGTCTCCGAGGTCGACATCGGCCCGAGTTTTGAGCGCGCCATCGACATGCACCGCACCGTCATGGAAGTGGAGATGGCGCACAACCTGCATCGCGATTTCGAGCAAGGCGGCGAGTCCTTGAGCATGACGCTGCGCGCGTTGATCGAGCGCGGACGCAAGGTCATGGCCGTCGACTACGCGCGTGCGCTGGCCGGCAACGCGCCGCTCAATGCGGCGCTCGATGGCGTGTTCGATGAATACGACGCGATATTGACGCCGGCCGCGCCGGGCCCGGCGCCGCGCGGCCTCGACAGCACCGGCAACCCGGCATTCTGCTCAATGTGGACTTATCTCGGCACGCCGGCAGTGACGCTGCCGCTGCTGCACTCGGAAAGCGGCCTGCCCATCGGCGTGCAACTGGTCGGGCGGCGCAGCAACGATGCGCGGCTCTTGCGAACGGCGAACTGGCTTGTCAGAAAACTCGGAAAAGGCGGCCGTGGCAGAACAACGCCTGCGAAGGCCGGCGCGCGTCGCGCGAAAACAGGGAGCGGCTGA
- a CDS encoding TRAP transporter large permease subunit: protein MTDPQLGMLMLGLFIFIIMLGFPIAFTLMAMGVSFGYYAYYTAGQDFFENRIFTLLVQKTFEVTSSDVLVAVPLFLFMGYLVERANILDRLFYSLQLSMKNVPGALAVATLITCAMFATATGIVGAVVTLMGLLALPAMLRAGYDTKLSAGVVCAGGCLGILIPPSILLIVYAATAGVSAVKLYAAAFFPGFLLAGLYILYAMGRAIINPALAPKLPPEQTNVPLSTVIWALATSFLPLALLIVAVLGAILFGLATPSEAAAVGALMSIVLAAAYRSLNYTMMRESVYLTVRATAMVCYLFIGSWTFSAVFAVLGGQTVVEQFFTSMNLSPIGFLLLTQVIIFLLGWPLEWTEIIIIFVPIFLPLLPQYGIDPIFFGILVALNTQTAFNTPPVAMAAFYLKGVAPPQVKLTDIFSGALPFVGLVFLTMALVYIFPAIALWLPSYLYGSR from the coding sequence ATGACCGATCCTCAACTCGGCATGCTGATGCTGGGCCTGTTCATCTTCATCATCATGCTCGGCTTCCCGATCGCCTTCACGCTGATGGCGATGGGCGTCTCGTTCGGCTACTATGCCTACTACACGGCCGGCCAGGACTTCTTCGAGAATCGTATCTTCACGCTTCTGGTGCAGAAGACGTTCGAGGTCACATCCAGCGACGTGCTGGTCGCGGTTCCGCTGTTCCTGTTCATGGGCTACCTGGTCGAGCGCGCAAATATTCTCGACCGCCTGTTCTACTCGCTGCAACTATCGATGAAGAACGTGCCGGGCGCGCTGGCGGTGGCCACGCTGATCACCTGCGCGATGTTCGCGACCGCCACCGGCATCGTCGGCGCGGTTGTCACGCTGATGGGCCTGCTGGCCTTGCCGGCGATGCTGCGCGCCGGTTATGACACCAAGCTGTCGGCAGGCGTGGTCTGCGCTGGCGGTTGCCTCGGCATCCTGATTCCGCCGAGCATTCTCCTGATCGTCTATGCGGCGACCGCTGGCGTTTCGGCGGTCAAGCTTTACGCGGCCGCTTTCTTTCCGGGATTCCTGCTGGCCGGGCTCTACATCCTCTATGCGATGGGGCGCGCGATCATCAATCCCGCGCTTGCGCCGAAGCTGCCGCCCGAGCAGACCAACGTGCCGCTCTCCACGGTGATCTGGGCGCTCGCCACGTCGTTCCTGCCGCTGGCGTTGCTGATCGTTGCGGTGCTCGGCGCAATCCTGTTCGGCCTGGCGACGCCGTCCGAAGCGGCGGCGGTAGGCGCGCTCATGAGCATCGTTCTGGCCGCCGCCTATCGGTCGCTCAACTACACGATGATGCGCGAATCGGTGTATCTGACCGTGCGCGCGACCGCGATGGTGTGTTACCTGTTCATCGGGTCGTGGACGTTCTCCGCGGTGTTTGCTGTCCTTGGCGGACAGACGGTGGTCGAACAGTTCTTCACCTCGATGAACCTGTCGCCGATCGGGTTCCTGCTGTTGACCCAGGTGATCATCTTCCTGCTCGGCTGGCCGCTGGAATGGACGGAGATCATCATCATCTTCGTGCCGATCTTCCTGCCGCTGCTTCCCCAGTACGGCATCGATCCGATCTTCTTCGGCATCCTGGTTGCGCTGAACACGCAGACGGCGTTCAACACGCCGCCGGTGGCGATGGCCGCGTTCTACCTGAAGGGCGTGGCGCCGCCGCAGGTGAAGCTCACCGACATCTTCTCCGGCGCGCTTCCCTTTGTCGGTCTCGTCTTCCTCACCATGGCGCTGGTCTACATCTTCCCGGCCATTGCGTTGTGGCTGCCCAGCTACCTCTATGGATCGCGGTGA
- a CDS encoding TRAP transporter small permease subunit, giving the protein MKKFLFFIDELSTWVGKAFAWLILVLTLGVSYEVFMRYVLRAPTTWAFDISYITYGAMFLMAGAYTLSRNGHVRADVVYRLWSPRTQATMDLVLYILFFLPAIAALMYSGWNYADMSVRFREVSIFSPAGVPVFPLKALIPVTGFLLFLQGFAEIIRCVLCIRTGRWPQRLHDVEETESLIIREHQQAAAAQQDEKGAGA; this is encoded by the coding sequence ATGAAAAAATTTCTCTTCTTCATTGATGAGCTCAGCACATGGGTCGGAAAGGCGTTCGCCTGGCTGATTCTCGTCCTGACGCTGGGTGTCAGCTACGAGGTGTTCATGCGCTACGTGCTGCGTGCGCCGACCACCTGGGCTTTCGACATCAGCTACATCACCTACGGCGCGATGTTCCTGATGGCCGGCGCTTATACGCTCTCGCGCAACGGACATGTGCGCGCCGATGTGGTTTACCGCCTCTGGTCGCCGCGGACCCAGGCGACGATGGACCTCGTTCTCTACATTTTGTTCTTCCTGCCGGCGATCGCGGCGTTGATGTATTCGGGCTGGAATTATGCCGATATGTCGGTGCGCTTCCGCGAAGTCAGCATCTTCAGTCCGGCCGGCGTTCCGGTGTTTCCGCTGAAGGCGTTGATCCCCGTCACCGGTTTCCTTTTGTTTTTGCAAGGATTCGCTGAAATCATCCGCTGCGTGCTGTGCATCCGCACCGGCCGATGGCCGCAGCGCCTGCACGACGTGGAGGAGACCGAGAGCCTCATCATTCGCGAACATCAGCAGGCGGCGGCTGCGCAGCAGGACGAGAAGGGAGCAGGCGCATGA
- a CDS encoding TRAP transporter substrate-binding protein translates to MSKRSDTKTTRRRFLTAAAAGGAAIAMPQVSRAQTATLKMQGSWGKADVFNEMAEDYVKRVNEMAGGRLRIDYLVGGSVVHPFQVFDGVHGGQIDAAHTVTVYWYGKHKAASLFGTGPVFGFNANEGLGWIHNGGGKELFEELQTQIMKVNIKSFFAMPMPTQPLGWFKKPITSDADLKGLKYRTVGLAADLFQAMGASVAQLPGGEIVPAMERGVIDGFEFNNPTSDRRFGAQDVAKNYMMGSHHQATEYFEIMFNKTKFNALPAEHKAILQYAAEAVSSANEWKAMDYYSKDLQELISKDKVNVQRTPKSVFDAQIKAWDGLITQLGSDPFMKKVMDSQKAWVRRVVYYNTYNATDYRGAFEHHFPGVIKL, encoded by the coding sequence ATGAGCAAGCGTAGCGATACAAAAACGACGCGGCGCCGTTTCCTGACGGCCGCAGCCGCCGGCGGGGCGGCGATTGCGATGCCGCAAGTCAGCCGGGCGCAGACGGCGACCCTGAAGATGCAGGGTTCTTGGGGCAAGGCCGACGTCTTCAACGAGATGGCCGAAGACTATGTGAAGCGCGTCAACGAGATGGCCGGGGGCCGGCTGCGCATCGACTATCTGGTCGGCGGCTCGGTCGTGCATCCGTTCCAGGTATTCGACGGCGTGCATGGCGGCCAGATCGACGCGGCACACACGGTGACGGTCTACTGGTACGGCAAGCACAAGGCGGCTTCGCTGTTCGGCACAGGTCCGGTGTTCGGCTTCAATGCCAACGAGGGTCTTGGCTGGATCCATAACGGCGGTGGCAAGGAGCTGTTTGAAGAGCTCCAGACCCAGATCATGAAGGTCAACATCAAGAGCTTTTTCGCCATGCCGATGCCGACCCAGCCGCTCGGCTGGTTCAAGAAGCCCATCACCAGCGACGCGGACCTCAAGGGCCTGAAGTATCGCACGGTGGGCCTTGCCGCCGACCTCTTCCAGGCGATGGGCGCTTCCGTCGCGCAGCTTCCCGGCGGCGAGATCGTGCCTGCCATGGAGCGCGGCGTGATCGATGGGTTCGAGTTCAACAATCCGACCTCGGACCGGCGCTTCGGGGCGCAGGACGTCGCCAAGAACTACATGATGGGCAGCCACCATCAGGCGACGGAATACTTCGAGATCATGTTCAACAAAACCAAGTTCAACGCCCTTCCCGCCGAGCACAAGGCCATTCTGCAATATGCAGCGGAGGCCGTGTCCTCCGCCAACGAATGGAAGGCCATGGACTATTACTCCAAGGACCTGCAGGAACTGATCAGCAAGGACAAGGTCAACGTTCAGCGGACGCCGAAATCGGTGTTCGATGCGCAGATCAAGGCATGGGACGGCCTGATCACCCAGCTTGGCTCGGATCCGTTCATGAAGAAGGTGATGGACTCGCAGAAGGCATGGGTACGCCGCGTCGTTTACTACAACACATATAACGCGACGGACTACCGCGGCGCCTTCGAGCATCACTTCCCGGGCGTGATCAAGCTCTGA
- a CDS encoding MFS transporter has translation MTEPPKRSDSITAPLRHSVFRRIWLASLLSNLGILIQGVGAAWAMTQMTSSADKVALVQTALMLPIMLISMPAGAIADMHDRRIVALVALLIALTGATALTLLFWFNWVTPNVLLLFCFIVGTGMALMGPAWQSSVSEQVPPETLPAAVALNGISYNIARSFGPAIGGIIVATAGAVAAFAVNAVLYLPLLIVLFLWNRVHEPSRLPRERLNRAMVSGVRYITNSPSIKIVLTRTLVTGIIGGSVSALMPLIARDLLHGGAQTYGVMLGAFGMGAVFGALNIGTVRKQLSGEAAVRACTISLAGAIAAIALSTSAILTAIALVLAGAVWMLAVALFNIGVQLSAPRWVAGRSLAAFQAAIAGGIAIGSWGWGHLTDMYGVEVALLVSSGLMLLSPLLGIWLRMPPVGARYEPPAEALADPEVRLSLTGRSGPLVVEIEYRVAQDNARAFHNVMQEVQLSRQRNGAYGWSIARDIADPELWTERYHCPTWLDYLRQRSRPTQSERALHQRAIDFHLGPEPIRVRRMLERPFGSVRWKEDTPDRAANEVLPVVATAAGSST, from the coding sequence ATGACTGAACCGCCCAAGCGCTCCGATAGTATCACCGCACCGCTGCGGCATTCGGTATTTCGGCGAATCTGGCTGGCGAGCCTGTTGTCCAACCTCGGCATCCTGATCCAGGGCGTGGGTGCTGCCTGGGCGATGACGCAGATGACGTCGTCCGCCGACAAGGTGGCGCTGGTGCAGACCGCACTGATGCTGCCGATCATGCTGATCTCGATGCCGGCGGGCGCCATCGCGGACATGCACGACCGCCGCATCGTGGCGCTGGTGGCGCTCTTGATCGCGCTGACCGGCGCGACTGCCCTGACTCTGCTGTTTTGGTTCAATTGGGTCACGCCCAATGTGCTCTTGCTGTTCTGCTTCATTGTCGGCACCGGGATGGCGCTGATGGGACCGGCCTGGCAGTCCTCGGTCAGCGAGCAGGTGCCGCCCGAGACCTTGCCGGCTGCGGTCGCGCTCAACGGTATCAGCTACAACATTGCGCGCAGTTTCGGCCCCGCCATCGGCGGCATCATCGTGGCGACCGCGGGCGCGGTTGCGGCATTCGCCGTCAATGCGGTGCTTTATCTGCCGCTGTTGATCGTACTGTTTCTCTGGAACCGGGTCCACGAACCGTCGCGGCTGCCGCGCGAGCGTCTCAACCGCGCGATGGTCTCCGGGGTGCGCTACATCACCAACTCACCTTCGATCAAGATCGTGCTGACGCGCACGCTCGTCACGGGCATCATCGGCGGCTCGGTGTCGGCGCTGATGCCGCTGATCGCGCGCGACCTGCTGCATGGCGGCGCGCAGACCTATGGTGTCATGCTGGGCGCCTTCGGCATGGGCGCCGTGTTCGGCGCGCTGAACATCGGCACGGTCCGCAAGCAATTGAGCGGCGAGGCCGCGGTGCGCGCCTGCACGATATCGCTGGCCGGCGCGATCGCCGCCATCGCCCTGAGCACGAGCGCCATCCTGACGGCGATTGCGCTGGTGCTGGCCGGTGCAGTGTGGATGCTGGCGGTCGCACTGTTCAATATCGGCGTGCAGCTCTCGGCGCCGCGCTGGGTGGCGGGGCGCTCGCTGGCGGCATTCCAGGCCGCGATTGCCGGCGGCATTGCGATCGGGAGCTGGGGCTGGGGTCATCTCACCGATATGTACGGCGTCGAGGTCGCACTCCTGGTCTCCTCCGGGTTGATGCTGCTTTCCCCGCTGCTCGGCATCTGGCTGCGCATGCCCCCGGTCGGCGCGCGTTATGAGCCGCCCGCCGAGGCGCTGGCCGACCCCGAGGTGCGGCTGTCGCTGACAGGACGCAGCGGACCGCTGGTGGTCGAGATCGAGTATCGCGTCGCACAGGACAATGCCCGCGCATTTCACAATGTGATGCAGGAAGTGCAGCTCAGCCGGCAGCGCAATGGCGCCTATGGCTGGTCGATCGCGCGCGACATCGCCGATCCCGAACTGTGGACCGAACGCTACCACTGCCCGACCTGGCTGGATTACCTGCGCCAGCGTAGCCGGCCGACGCAGTCCGAGCGCGCCCTGCATCAGCGCGCGATCGATTTCCATCTCGGGCCTGAACCGATCCGCGTCCGCCGCATGCTGGAGCGGCCGTTCGGCTCGGTCCGCTGGAAGGAAGATACCCCCGACCGCGCCGCAAACGAGGTGCTGCCGGTGGTCGCGACGGCGGCAGGCAGCAGCACCTGA
- a CDS encoding hydrolase codes for MSLTRRTMLRGAGALPFLAGNPGFSALAQTVSTPRVVADVPPVLFVHGNGDHAALWITTLWRMESNGVPRERMLAINFTDPLARTDDKVEQANRSSTEDQRRELGEAVKELQRRTGASRIALVGNSRGGYSIRNYIRNGGGADISHAVLCGVPNHGIYEWGEGLGGEFNGRGPFLRGLNEGESEVTPGTAFLTLRSDGIDKYAQADGRFVGKPGTPTGVTSDSPALKGATNLVLGALDHREVAFHPRAFREIYKFIAGREPSRIEIVPETEIKLSGLVTGTPGGVVTNRPVSGATVEIYRVSADTGERTGGPIHSSQTGADGRWGPAQVEPGWYLEIVLTSAGSPATHFYRSPFPRSSDVVHLRAARPLGPADAGAAAVVLMSRPRGYFGLPRDVVLIDGREPKDVKSGVPTDSVTTLRLPAEEVGRPVVAMFNGERIVARAWPASENRIAIAELTY; via the coding sequence ATGAGCCTAACGCGGCGAACGATGCTCAGGGGTGCTGGCGCGCTACCCTTTCTGGCTGGCAATCCTGGTTTTTCCGCGCTCGCGCAGACTGTATCGACGCCACGCGTCGTCGCCGACGTTCCGCCGGTCCTGTTCGTGCACGGCAATGGCGACCACGCGGCCCTCTGGATCACCACCTTATGGCGCATGGAATCGAACGGCGTGCCGCGCGAGCGAATGCTGGCGATCAATTTCACCGACCCGCTGGCGCGCACCGACGACAAAGTGGAGCAGGCAAACCGTTCCTCGACGGAAGATCAGCGCCGCGAACTCGGCGAGGCCGTCAAGGAATTGCAGCGTCGCACCGGCGCGTCGCGCATCGCCCTCGTCGGCAATTCGCGCGGCGGCTATTCAATCCGCAATTACATCAGGAATGGCGGCGGGGCCGATATCAGCCATGCCGTGCTGTGCGGCGTTCCCAACCATGGCATCTATGAATGGGGGGAGGGGCTTGGCGGCGAGTTCAACGGCCGCGGCCCGTTCCTGCGCGGCCTGAACGAGGGCGAGAGCGAGGTGACGCCGGGGACGGCGTTTCTCACCTTGCGCAGCGATGGTATCGATAAATATGCGCAAGCCGACGGGCGCTTCGTCGGCAAGCCCGGTACGCCGACCGGCGTGACGTCGGACAGCCCTGCGTTGAAGGGCGCGACCAATCTCGTGCTCGGCGCGCTCGATCATCGCGAGGTCGCGTTTCATCCACGCGCGTTTCGCGAGATCTATAAATTCATCGCAGGGAGGGAGCCGTCACGCATCGAGATCGTGCCGGAAACGGAAATCAAACTGAGCGGGCTGGTGACGGGCACGCCGGGCGGCGTTGTCACCAACCGTCCGGTATCCGGCGCGACGGTTGAAATCTATCGCGTCTCCGCCGACACCGGCGAGCGCACCGGGGGGCCGATCCATTCTTCGCAAACCGGCGCCGACGGCCGCTGGGGCCCGGCGCAGGTCGAGCCGGGTTGGTATCTGGAAATCGTGCTGACGTCGGCCGGCTCTCCCGCGACGCATTTCTACCGCTCGCCGTTTCCGCGCTCCTCCGACGTCGTGCATCTGCGCGCCGCACGCCCGCTCGGGCCGGCAGATGCCGGCGCGGCTGCCGTGGTCCTGATGTCGCGTCCGCGGGGTTATTTCGGCTTGCCGCGGGATGTGGTGCTGATCGACGGCAGGGAGCCGAAGGACGTGAAGTCAGGCGTGCCGACCGATTCGGTCACGACATTGCGGCTTCCGGCGGAGGAGGTTGGGCGCCCGGTGGTGGCCATGTTCAACGGGGAGCGGATCGTGGCACGAGCCTGGCCGGCCTCGGAGAACCGGATTGCGATTGCCGAGCTGACTTACTAG